In one Nicotiana tomentosiformis chromosome 6, ASM39032v3, whole genome shotgun sequence genomic region, the following are encoded:
- the LOC138894170 gene encoding uncharacterized protein: protein MAPYKALYERWYQSPIGWFEPGESRLLGTDLVRDALEKVKLIQDRIRTPQSRQKSYADRKIHDVAYMVGENVLLRVSPMKGVMRFGKKGKLSPWYIGPFEVLDWIGEVTYKLAFSPSLSGVHLVFHVSMYRKYYGDPPHILDFSTVKLNGDLTYDVEPVAILDRQV, encoded by the coding sequence atggctccttacaaGGCCTTATATGAGAGGTGGTATCAAtctccaattggttggtttgagccgggggaatctaggttgttgggcactgatctggttcgggatgccttggagaaggtcaagttgattcaggatcggatTCGCACaccacagtctagacagaagagttacgctgatcggaagattcatgatgttgcatatatggtgggagaGAATGTATTGCTTAgagtatctcccatgaagggtgtgatgaggttcgggaagaagggcaagttgagcccttggtatattggcccttttgaggtgcttgattGGATTGGAGAAGtgacctacaagcttgcattttcacctagtctatcgggtgttcacctagtgtttcatgtttctatgtaccggaagtattatggtgatccgccacatattttggattttagcacggttAAGTTaaatggggatttgacttatgatgtggagccggtggccattttggatcggcaggtttga